In Deinococcus sp. Marseille-Q6407, a single window of DNA contains:
- a CDS encoding DMT family transporter — MLQRSSLPPRLQSLPAEWVGVGLALFSAMASGTVGTWAKLGAAAGLSTSTMLSWRFGLLALLLISLGYARISRKQVLPLLFIGLLHVGSTLAYFTALEHITASTSALLVYCSPAVVILLGLLAHVRPSRWQVAALTVTLLGLAVVVGIPGPADANAAGLMMGGLAGLLYGGYFFASHRLNRGIKPLTVTAVVSLVTAVVAAAVGGVQGDLGVPLGWSQWLPVIGLALIPSLIAMPTLYGAVARIGATRASMLTTTDPLWAITFALLLLGERLSAGQLLGGALILVGACLAQRESKPGKRRVRRGKYWSSP, encoded by the coding sequence ATGCTTCAGCGCTCTTCCCTGCCTCCGCGCCTCCAGAGCCTGCCCGCCGAATGGGTGGGCGTGGGCCTGGCGCTCTTTTCAGCCATGGCCTCGGGCACCGTCGGCACCTGGGCCAAGCTGGGCGCAGCGGCGGGCCTGAGCACCTCCACCATGCTGAGCTGGCGTTTCGGGCTGCTGGCCCTGCTGCTGATCAGCCTGGGTTATGCCCGGATCAGCCGCAAGCAGGTGCTGCCGCTCCTCTTTATCGGGCTGCTGCATGTGGGGTCCACCCTGGCCTATTTCACGGCGCTGGAACACATCACTGCCAGCACCTCCGCGCTGCTGGTGTACTGCTCGCCTGCGGTGGTGATTCTGCTGGGGCTGCTGGCCCACGTCCGGCCTTCGCGCTGGCAGGTGGCGGCCCTGACGGTGACGCTGCTGGGGCTGGCAGTGGTGGTCGGGATTCCCGGCCCGGCCGACGCCAACGCTGCCGGCCTGATGATGGGCGGACTGGCGGGGCTGCTGTACGGCGGTTACTTTTTCGCCAGCCACCGCCTGAACCGGGGCATCAAGCCGCTGACCGTGACCGCCGTGGTCAGTCTGGTCACCGCTGTGGTGGCCGCTGCGGTGGGCGGCGTGCAGGGCGACCTGGGCGTGCCGCTCGGCTGGTCACAGTGGCTGCCGGTGATCGGGCTGGCGCTGATTCCCTCGCTGATCGCCATGCCCACGCTGTACGGCGCCGTGGCCCGCATTGGGGCCACCCGGGCGTCCATGCTGACCACCACCGATCCCCTGTGGGCCATCACCTTCGCGCTGCTGCTGCTGGGCGAGCGGCTCTCGGCCGGGCAGCTGCTGGGCGGCGCCCTGATTCTGGTCGGGGCCTGCCTGGCACAGCGGGAAAGCAAGCCGGGCAAGCGCCGGGTACGCCGGGGCAAGTACTGGAGTTCGCCCTGA
- a CDS encoding tyrosine-type recombinase/integrase: protein MTSARTLEHYQGDLLSSTREWTNLHDDELKRRAARAAGDKDVTELVSLTTAYLAHGGSSGVLTSPRTVEAYQLGTRQFVEYARDNAVSLLKPGRHTAQGYVNWMLSQGRKPAGVQLKVAAAGCLYRALRWSGATEVDPFRDVRVPKDRTPGIIKRPPYTEDELADVLEQADTHSQFLLFVTAHAGLRISEALSLEWDDIDEAARRIHVRSGKGRKARMVAMSQSLAQAARAYRLSYGPGGPEHTDGKRTTPPERVFRYGSVMTARYHLERAFQAAGVEFRGFHPGRKYAGTRLLQQVKDFGRVAAHLGHESVDTTRRGYARLAADDLKDDLADW from the coding sequence ATGACATCGGCCCGCACTCTTGAGCACTACCAGGGAGATTTGCTGTCCAGCACGCGGGAATGGACCAACCTGCACGACGATGAGCTGAAGCGCCGCGCCGCGCGGGCCGCCGGCGACAAGGACGTCACCGAGCTGGTCAGCCTGACCACCGCCTATCTGGCCCATGGCGGCAGCAGCGGCGTGCTGACCAGCCCGCGCACGGTCGAGGCCTACCAGCTGGGCACCCGGCAGTTCGTGGAATACGCCCGCGACAACGCAGTCAGCCTGCTAAAACCGGGGCGGCACACGGCGCAGGGCTATGTGAACTGGATGCTGTCGCAGGGGCGCAAGCCGGCCGGCGTGCAGCTGAAAGTGGCGGCGGCCGGCTGCCTGTACCGGGCGCTGCGCTGGTCGGGAGCCACCGAGGTAGACCCGTTCCGCGACGTGCGGGTCCCCAAGGACCGCACTCCAGGCATCATCAAGCGCCCGCCCTATACCGAAGACGAGCTGGCCGACGTGCTGGAACAGGCCGACACCCACAGCCAGTTTCTGCTGTTCGTGACGGCGCACGCGGGCCTGCGCATCAGCGAGGCGCTGAGCCTGGAATGGGACGACATTGACGAGGCGGCGCGGCGCATTCATGTGCGGTCGGGCAAGGGGCGCAAGGCCCGGATGGTCGCCATGAGCCAGAGTCTGGCCCAGGCCGCCCGCGCCTACCGCCTCAGCTATGGGCCCGGCGGCCCCGAACATACCGACGGCAAGCGCACCACGCCGCCCGAGCGGGTCTTTCGCTACGGCTCGGTGATGACGGCGCGCTATCACCTGGAACGGGCCTTTCAGGCGGCCGGGGTAGAGTTCCGGGGCTTTCACCCGGGACGTAAGTATGCCGGCACCCGGCTGCTGCAACAGGTCAAGGATTTTGGGCGGGTGGCCGCGCACCTGGGCCACGAATCGGTGGACACCACCCGCCGGGGCTACGCCCGGCTGGCCGCCGACGACCTCAAGGACGACCTGGCCGACTGGTAA
- a CDS encoding AraC family transcriptional regulator produces MPAAAFRSFHLPSPQLLTALLTPALGSPLEALMDTQPDLAFYVKDTAGRYVMVNEVLRHRSGCAMKSDLLGRTAAEAFTGEVGERTQRQDEQTLQLGQELHDVLEFYLTAQGSPIWCLTDKIPLMGPDGAVVGLVGLSRDLPQASRHPEFPRVASALAYIHAHFAEDLLLRDVAAHVGLSTDSLERLFRRVTRLTPKQLLLRVRFDHAVRLLRRPDMTVSQVAHACGYSDHSAFTRKFRRMAGISPQAYRRRLRELGLL; encoded by the coding sequence GTGCCTGCTGCCGCGTTCCGCTCCTTTCATCTGCCCAGCCCACAGCTCTTGACCGCTCTGCTCACACCGGCCCTCGGCTCGCCGCTAGAAGCCCTGATGGACACCCAGCCGGACCTGGCTTTTTATGTCAAGGACACGGCTGGCCGCTACGTGATGGTCAACGAGGTGCTGCGGCACCGCAGCGGCTGTGCCATGAAAAGTGACCTGCTGGGCCGCACCGCCGCCGAGGCCTTTACCGGCGAGGTGGGCGAGCGCACCCAGCGGCAGGACGAACAGACCCTGCAACTGGGCCAGGAACTGCACGATGTGCTGGAGTTCTACCTGACCGCTCAGGGCTCACCGATCTGGTGCCTGACCGACAAGATTCCCCTGATGGGCCCTGATGGGGCGGTGGTGGGGCTGGTGGGCCTGTCGCGCGACCTGCCGCAGGCCAGTCGCCATCCCGAATTTCCCCGGGTGGCCTCGGCGCTGGCTTATATCCACGCCCACTTTGCCGAGGACCTGTTGCTGCGCGACGTGGCCGCGCACGTGGGCCTCTCGACCGATTCGCTGGAGCGGCTGTTCCGGCGGGTCACCCGCCTGACGCCCAAGCAGTTGCTGCTGCGGGTCCGCTTCGACCACGCGGTGCGGCTGCTGCGCCGCCCGGATATGACGGTGTCGCAGGTGGCGCACGCCTGCGGCTACAGCGACCACTCGGCCTTTACCCGCAAGTTTCGCCGCATGGCCGGCATCAGCCCGCAGGCTTACCGCCGGCGGCTGCGTGAGCTGGGGCTGCTGTGA
- the arcD gene encoding arginine-ornithine antiporter: MTQPVSSQPAAEQVPAAAPPPRLGLPALTALVVGSMIGGGIFALPKNVAAQAAPGPMLIGWAITAVGMLALALVFQMLANRRPELNTGVYAYAKAGFGNFLGFSSAWGYWISAFIGTVSYFVLIGSTLGQFIPAFGEGNTPLSIACASALLWAVHLLVSRGIRQAASLNLLTTVAKVVPLILFVILGALAFRFPVFTADFWGHASPALGSPLEQVKQMMMVTVWVFIGIEGASTYSSRAARRSDIGKGTVLGFALTLALLVSVNVISMGIMSQPQLAGLQNPGMAYVLEAAVGPWGAWLIRGGLLISLLGAMLAWTLLCTEILYAAARDREMPRFLTRENARGVPSSALLATNLMVQLFLLLVLFNDSTYETMLYLASATILLPYLFSALYGLQVAAKGAGYRSGAERNRDLLITAVASIYAVWLLYAAGPQYLLLSSLLYAPGALLYIKARREQHLPVFKPWELLVLALLVLAALYAAYGLKQGFLTL, translated from the coding sequence ATGACACAACCCGTTTCTTCCCAGCCGGCCGCCGAGCAGGTGCCGGCGGCCGCGCCCCCGCCGCGTCTGGGCCTGCCGGCCCTGACCGCTCTGGTGGTGGGCTCCATGATCGGCGGCGGCATCTTCGCGCTGCCCAAGAATGTGGCTGCCCAGGCCGCCCCGGGCCCGATGCTGATCGGCTGGGCCATTACCGCCGTGGGCATGCTGGCGCTGGCACTGGTCTTTCAGATGCTGGCCAACCGCCGCCCCGAGCTGAACACCGGCGTGTACGCCTATGCCAAGGCCGGCTTTGGCAATTTCCTGGGCTTTTCTTCCGCCTGGGGCTACTGGATTTCGGCTTTTATCGGCACCGTCAGTTATTTCGTGCTGATAGGCAGCACCCTGGGGCAGTTCATTCCCGCGTTCGGGGAGGGCAATACGCCGCTGTCCATCGCCTGCGCCTCGGCGCTGCTCTGGGCGGTGCATCTGCTGGTGTCACGCGGCATCCGGCAGGCGGCCAGCCTCAACCTGCTGACCACGGTTGCCAAGGTGGTGCCGCTGATTCTGTTCGTGATCCTGGGTGCGCTGGCGTTCCGCTTCCCGGTCTTTACCGCCGACTTCTGGGGCCACGCCAGCCCGGCGCTGGGCAGCCCGCTGGAGCAGGTCAAGCAGATGATGATGGTCACCGTCTGGGTTTTTATCGGCATCGAGGGAGCCAGCACCTACTCCTCGCGGGCCGCCCGGCGCAGCGACATTGGCAAAGGAACTGTGCTGGGTTTTGCCCTGACCCTGGCACTCTTGGTCAGCGTCAATGTCATCAGTATGGGCATCATGAGCCAGCCACAGTTGGCTGGGCTGCAGAACCCCGGCATGGCCTACGTGCTGGAAGCGGCCGTGGGCCCCTGGGGGGCCTGGCTGATTCGCGGCGGCCTGCTGATTTCCCTGCTGGGGGCCATGCTGGCCTGGACACTGCTCTGCACCGAGATTCTGTACGCCGCCGCCCGTGACCGGGAGATGCCGCGCTTTCTGACCCGTGAAAATGCCCGTGGCGTGCCATCCAGCGCCCTGCTGGCGACCAACCTGATGGTGCAGCTGTTCTTGCTGCTGGTTCTGTTCAACGATTCCACCTACGAAACCATGCTGTACCTTGCCAGCGCCACTATCTTGCTGCCATATCTGTTCTCGGCGCTGTACGGTCTGCAGGTGGCTGCCAAGGGAGCCGGCTATCGCAGCGGCGCAGAGCGGAACCGCGACCTGCTGATCACCGCCGTGGCCTCGATTTACGCGGTCTGGTTGCTGTACGCCGCCGGCCCGCAGTACCTGCTGCTCAGTTCGCTGCTGTACGCTCCCGGCGCCCTGCTGTATATCAAGGCCCGCCGTGAGCAGCACCTGCCGGTCTTCAAGCCCTGGGAACTGCTGGTACTGGCGCTGCTGGTGCTGGCCGCCCTCTACGCCGCTTATGGGCTGAAGCAGGGTTTCCTGACCCTCTGA